In Cyanobium sp. AMD-g, one genomic interval encodes:
- a CDS encoding peroxiredoxin: MTSTGRLVGLQAPDFRAIAVVDQEFRELSLRDYRGRHVVLFFYPLNFTFVCPTEITAFSDRHAEFARLATDILAVSVDSPYSHLAWVQTERKSGGLGDVAYPLISDLNKEIARAYQVLDEEAGTALRGLFLIDPDGVIRHSTVNDPAVGRSVDETLRLLQAFQWVRNHPGQVCPAGWTPGGRTLVADPRGSRDFFSALD; the protein is encoded by the coding sequence ATGACCAGTACTGGCAGGCTCGTCGGCCTTCAGGCCCCCGACTTTCGCGCCATCGCCGTGGTGGATCAGGAGTTCCGAGAACTGTCACTGCGTGACTACCGCGGCCGGCATGTGGTGCTGTTCTTCTACCCGCTGAATTTCACCTTCGTCTGTCCCACCGAAATCACCGCCTTCAGCGACCGGCACGCTGAATTCGCCCGCCTCGCCACCGACATCCTGGCCGTCTCCGTCGACAGCCCCTACAGCCATCTGGCCTGGGTGCAGACCGAGCGCAAGAGTGGTGGCCTCGGCGATGTGGCCTATCCCCTCATCTCCGACCTCAACAAGGAGATCGCCAGGGCCTACCAGGTGCTGGATGAAGAGGCCGGTACGGCCCTGAGGGGACTGTTCCTGATTGATCCCGACGGCGTGATCCGCCACAGCACCGTCAACGACCCGGCCGTCGGCCGCAGTGTGGATGAAACCCTCAGGCTGCTGCAGGCCTTCCAGTGGGTGCGGAACCATCCGGGCCAGGTCTGTCCCGCCGGCTGGACGCCGGGCGGCCGGACTCTGGTGGCCGATCCCCGGGGCAGTCGGGACTTCTTTTCCGCCCTGGACTGA
- the purS gene encoding phosphoribosylformylglycinamidine synthase subunit PurS, translating to MPLFNARVQVSLRPSVLDPAGEATRAAAARLGVEGVKRLRIGKAIELDLEAPDRATAQARLELLSDRLLANPVIEDWSLDLAEAG from the coding sequence GTGCCGCTCTTCAACGCCCGCGTTCAGGTCTCCCTGCGCCCCTCCGTGCTGGATCCCGCCGGGGAAGCCACCCGGGCCGCCGCCGCCCGGCTCGGGGTGGAGGGCGTGAAACGGCTGCGGATCGGCAAAGCGATCGAACTGGATCTGGAGGCACCGGACCGGGCCACGGCCCAGGCCCGACTCGAACTCCTCAGCGACCGTCTGCTGGCCAATCCGGTGATCGAGGACTGGTCACTGGATCTGGCCGAAGCCGGTTGA
- a CDS encoding ribbon-helix-helix domain-containing protein translates to MTNHTTPGPFRRPVRVTITIPYNAYQSLVERSNFQGRSLSNLAAYLLETSLRTSDTGEHTTLRAEMADGYHRRA, encoded by the coding sequence ATGACCAACCACACGACGCCAGGCCCCTTCCGCCGTCCTGTCAGGGTCACCATCACCATTCCCTACAACGCCTATCAGTCGTTGGTGGAACGCAGCAACTTCCAGGGGCGCTCCCTCTCCAATCTGGCGGCCTATCTGCTCGAAACCTCCCTGCGGACATCCGATACCGGAGAGCACACCACCCTCCGCGCCGAAATGGCGGATGGGTACCATCGCCGCGCGTAA
- a CDS encoding chemotaxis protein CheB has protein sequence MESSTDPGANAPLPSPFGAASGSPVCVDEGQGSVPGDGVMHLVGIGASAGGLEALQALLGNLQPGGTVAYAVAQHLSPDHRSHLVDLLSRCTAPEVQEAVDGALLRPGCVNIGPPGKDLTVQGHQLVVSAPEPRFGPSPSVDRLFESMAQHWQERGAAVVLSGTGSDGARGLRAVRAAGGLTIAQAPESARFGGMPSAAIALGGAELILEPAAIGQRLGELLTAATENLESRPTGAAPDPVNIFSLMGQLKRITGIDFSQYKAVTVRRQLQRRMLIRQQRSVDDYIQLLESDGKESFALVKNLLVSVTSFFRDPQMFAALGEHLRGYLDSGAGTVQLRVWVPGCATGEEAYSLGMLISELLNHPPDLSNHLKIFATDLDEESLAVGRRASYPGADAMAIPESLRERFVSHLNGDLEISDSLRRCVVFARHNIAEDPPFPRLDLISCRNTLIYFNPPLQERALSLFHAGLLPGGLLFLGPSESPSSRTTGFSVVDAVSHIFRRTPDYPSPGPIHRSLASQPPSPLIAAAGRMPVLHDTLPEQHIATLEALVRTSCPTSVILDEHHELVEVIGDVSPFCRLPEGRISNAAIAFLQPELQAEARALLLLVRADGVPIRSRPIRMKGHDRPLRLEVRPLLVTDRTLTVLTFLPVSEHPAEDGAGDEVLERNADLDREIARLESDLLKSQESQRISLAELEAANQELEASAEELQAFSEELQSANEELQATNLELVSLNHQLQGRSDQLQALTDDLENIQNSLTQGMVVVDRNLRITRYTPLAVRVFGLVVDDIGQPLLGLPTTLPLPGLSTALAEVLAGAARRCIEAVSEDAAFLVQVLPYQEKDGQQRGAIISLTDVSELEGLRHAAEASLGDFSMLADALDQAVWKRDAHLHRLLYASLRFLPLTGWSPGELFAHPELLDEAIDPEDRERVWASRDLRQSGWTVTYRILTREGHRRWVQETARVVADNRDRSVVGTLTDVTGLRESQERAHHLAQLFEALLSSPSFALAVLDANRQVVQVNDALCRLLGFERESLLGSPVSLICALPSLPEPMPGSDPARPSPALHATIPLLHRDGHPLALASQLWRVPSSSGPGDLLLVIPVSPPLVDRGEGPSQS, from the coding sequence ATGGAATCCTCCACGGACCCAGGGGCCAACGCTCCCCTCCCATCGCCCTTCGGCGCCGCGTCAGGGTCACCTGTCTGTGTCGACGAGGGCCAGGGATCCGTTCCCGGCGATGGCGTGATGCATCTGGTGGGAATCGGCGCCTCAGCCGGCGGTCTTGAGGCGCTGCAGGCCCTGCTCGGCAACCTCCAACCGGGCGGCACCGTGGCCTATGCGGTGGCACAGCACCTGTCCCCCGATCACCGCAGCCACCTGGTCGATCTGCTGAGTCGATGCACGGCGCCGGAGGTGCAGGAGGCCGTGGATGGGGCGCTTCTGCGTCCTGGCTGCGTCAATATCGGTCCTCCCGGCAAGGACCTCACCGTTCAGGGACATCAACTGGTCGTGTCCGCGCCGGAGCCGCGTTTTGGCCCGAGCCCGAGCGTCGATCGATTGTTCGAATCGATGGCCCAGCACTGGCAGGAGCGTGGAGCGGCCGTGGTCCTCTCCGGCACCGGGTCCGATGGCGCCCGTGGTCTGAGGGCCGTCCGGGCGGCCGGGGGGCTGACCATCGCCCAGGCGCCGGAGAGTGCCCGTTTCGGCGGCATGCCATCCGCCGCCATCGCCCTGGGTGGCGCCGAGCTCATCCTCGAGCCCGCGGCCATCGGCCAGCGTCTCGGCGAACTGCTGACTGCCGCGACCGAAAACCTGGAATCCAGACCCACCGGAGCCGCTCCCGATCCCGTCAACATCTTCAGCTTGATGGGTCAGCTCAAGCGGATCACCGGCATCGATTTTTCCCAGTACAAAGCCGTCACCGTGCGACGCCAGCTGCAACGCCGAATGTTGATCCGGCAACAGCGTAGCGTTGATGATTACATTCAGTTGCTTGAATCCGACGGCAAGGAGTCGTTTGCCCTTGTCAAGAACCTGCTCGTCTCCGTCACCTCCTTCTTCCGTGATCCCCAGATGTTCGCTGCCCTCGGCGAGCATCTGCGCGGCTACCTTGACTCCGGAGCCGGGACGGTACAGCTCAGAGTATGGGTGCCTGGGTGTGCGACCGGCGAAGAGGCCTATTCGCTCGGTATGCTGATCAGCGAACTGCTGAATCACCCTCCTGACCTCAGCAATCACCTGAAGATCTTCGCCACGGATCTCGACGAAGAGAGTCTGGCTGTCGGCCGTCGTGCCAGCTATCCAGGCGCCGACGCCATGGCGATTCCTGAAAGCCTTCGGGAACGATTCGTTTCTCACCTCAATGGCGATCTTGAAATCAGCGATTCACTGCGTCGATGCGTGGTGTTCGCCCGTCACAACATCGCCGAGGATCCTCCCTTTCCGCGACTGGATCTGATCTCCTGTCGCAACACACTCATCTACTTCAATCCTCCGCTGCAGGAGCGGGCCCTGAGCCTGTTCCATGCCGGGCTCCTGCCGGGCGGACTGCTTTTCCTTGGCCCGTCGGAATCGCCCAGCAGCCGGACAACGGGCTTCAGCGTGGTGGACGCTGTAAGCCACATCTTCCGGCGGACCCCCGATTATCCTTCCCCCGGACCCATCCACCGCTCGCTTGCCAGCCAGCCTCCGTCACCGCTGATCGCTGCGGCTGGCCGTATGCCGGTGCTTCACGACACTCTCCCCGAACAGCACATTGCCACCCTCGAGGCCCTGGTGCGCACCAGCTGTCCCACCAGCGTGATCCTGGATGAGCATCACGAACTGGTGGAAGTGATCGGTGATGTCAGTCCCTTTTGCCGGCTTCCGGAGGGAAGGATCTCGAACGCCGCCATCGCCTTCCTGCAACCGGAACTGCAGGCCGAAGCACGGGCGTTACTGCTGCTCGTCCGTGCCGATGGGGTGCCGATCCGCAGCAGGCCGATCCGGATGAAGGGCCATGACCGCCCCCTGCGGCTGGAGGTCCGCCCCCTGCTGGTGACGGACCGAACTCTCACCGTGCTGACGTTTCTCCCGGTATCGGAGCACCCTGCGGAAGACGGAGCTGGTGACGAGGTGCTGGAGCGCAATGCCGATCTCGACCGGGAAATCGCCAGGCTGGAAAGTGACCTGCTCAAATCCCAGGAGTCCCAGCGCATCTCCCTGGCCGAACTCGAGGCGGCCAACCAGGAACTGGAGGCCTCCGCGGAAGAGCTTCAGGCCTTTTCGGAAGAGCTGCAGTCCGCCAACGAGGAACTGCAGGCCACCAATCTTGAACTGGTTAGCCTTAATCATCAGCTCCAGGGGCGGAGCGATCAGCTGCAGGCGCTCACCGACGACCTTGAGAACATCCAGAACTCGCTCACCCAGGGCATGGTGGTCGTGGATCGGAACCTGAGGATCACCCGCTACACCCCCCTGGCGGTCCGCGTTTTCGGCCTTGTGGTGGATGACATCGGCCAGCCCCTGCTGGGTCTTCCGACCACCCTCCCCCTTCCGGGTCTGTCGACCGCCCTGGCGGAGGTGCTGGCCGGAGCCGCCCGTCGCTGCATCGAGGCCGTGAGTGAGGACGCGGCCTTTCTGGTCCAGGTGCTTCCCTACCAGGAGAAGGATGGCCAGCAACGCGGAGCGATCATTTCCCTTACCGACGTGTCGGAGCTCGAGGGACTCCGCCACGCCGCCGAAGCGTCGCTCGGAGACTTCTCCATGCTCGCCGATGCCCTCGACCAGGCCGTCTGGAAGCGCGACGCGCACCTGCATCGGCTGCTCTACGCGAGCCTCCGTTTCCTGCCCCTCACCGGCTGGAGTCCAGGCGAACTGTTCGCCCATCCGGAACTTCTTGATGAAGCCATCGATCCCGAGGACAGGGAACGGGTCTGGGCCAGCCGTGATCTGCGCCAGAGCGGCTGGACGGTCACCTACCGGATCCTGACACGGGAGGGCCATCGCCGCTGGGTGCAGGAGACGGCCAGGGTCGTCGCCGACAACCGCGACCGGAGCGTGGTCGGCACGCTCACCGACGTGACCGGCCTGCGGGAGTCGCAGGAGAGAGCCCACCACCTCGCCCAGCTGTTCGAGGCGCTGCTCAGCAGTCCCAGCTTCGCCCTGGCCGTTCTCGATGCCAACAGGCAGGTGGTGCAGGTGAATGACGCCCTCTGTCGTCTGCTTGGCTTCGAACGGGAGAGCCTGCTGGGTTCTCCCGTCTCGCTGATCTGCGCGCTGCCATCCCTGCCGGAACCCATGCCAGGGTCCGATCCGGCTCGGCCGTCCCCTGCCCTGCATGCCACCATCCCGTTGCTGCACCGGGATGGGCACCCCCTGGCGCTTGCCTCCCAGCTCTGGCGGGTGCCCTCGTCCAGCGGTCCCGGTGACCTCCTGCTGGTGATCCCGGTGTCGCCCCCCCTCGTTGATCGAGGGGAGGGGCCATCTCAATCCTGA
- a CDS encoding pentapeptide repeat-containing protein: MAPSFEFFVAIGRRIVPLLGPLLALVLCWSVLPAGPALAITAPELRAQRSFQDLDPDLRGRNLQQQEFLKASMEGFDLRDTDLRGAVFNSSNLRQADLRGADLEDVVAFATRFDGADLRGAQFRNAMLMQSRFRDAQIEGADFSDAVLDLPEQKALCARATGRHPVTGVATSESLGCR, translated from the coding sequence ATGGCCCCCAGCTTCGAGTTCTTTGTGGCGATCGGCCGCCGGATCGTCCCCCTGCTGGGGCCCCTGCTCGCCCTGGTGCTGTGCTGGTCGGTGCTGCCGGCCGGGCCGGCCCTGGCGATCACCGCCCCGGAACTGCGGGCCCAGCGCTCCTTCCAGGATCTCGATCCCGATCTGCGCGGACGCAACCTGCAGCAGCAGGAATTCCTCAAGGCCTCCATGGAGGGCTTCGACCTGCGCGATACCGATCTGCGCGGAGCCGTGTTCAACTCCTCCAACCTCCGCCAGGCGGATCTGCGCGGTGCCGATCTCGAGGACGTCGTGGCCTTCGCCACCCGTTTTGATGGCGCCGATCTGCGCGGGGCCCAGTTCCGCAACGCCATGCTCATGCAGAGCCGCTTCCGGGATGCCCAGATCGAGGGGGCCGACTTCAGCGATGCGGTTCTCGACCTGCCCGAGCAGAAAGCCCTCTGCGCCCGCGCGACCGGCCGCCATCCCGTCACCGGTGTGGCCACCAGCGAGAGCCTCGGCTGCCGCTGA
- the upp gene encoding uracil phosphoribosyltransferase, whose protein sequence is MSMSLRVVVPPHPLIGHWLTLLRDGATPSPLFATAMAELGRWLTYESLRDWLPHRRVTVETPLGRSDGQVVDAEIPLLVIPVLRGGLGLWQGAQTVLPSAQLAHVGIEPCGPDHKPHWFLDDLPASIDPRSGVLVFLPCLASGSILLALLDRLQGLGVEGPRLRVITALAANPGLQVVGERHGQLTIYCAGIDPEVDDHHRVVPGFGEVSERLYGIASTSA, encoded by the coding sequence ATGAGCATGTCCCTGCGGGTGGTGGTGCCCCCCCATCCCCTGATCGGTCACTGGCTCACCCTGCTGCGCGATGGCGCCACCCCATCGCCCCTGTTCGCCACGGCCATGGCTGAACTGGGCCGTTGGCTCACCTACGAATCCCTGCGCGACTGGCTGCCCCATCGCCGTGTCACGGTCGAGACGCCCCTGGGCCGCAGCGATGGCCAGGTGGTGGATGCGGAGATTCCTCTGCTGGTGATTCCGGTCCTGCGGGGGGGCCTGGGCCTGTGGCAAGGGGCCCAGACGGTGCTGCCGTCAGCCCAGCTCGCCCACGTGGGCATCGAGCCCTGCGGGCCGGACCACAAGCCCCACTGGTTCCTGGATGATCTGCCGGCCAGCATCGATCCCCGCAGTGGCGTGCTGGTGTTCCTGCCCTGCCTCGCCAGCGGCTCGATCCTGCTGGCCCTGCTCGACCGGCTCCAGGGGCTCGGTGTGGAGGGCCCACGCCTGCGGGTGATCACGGCCCTGGCGGCCAATCCCGGACTGCAGGTCGTCGGGGAGCGCCACGGGCAGCTCACCATCTATTGCGCCGGCATCGACCCCGAGGTGGACGACCACCACCGCGTCGTTCCAGGCTTCGGGGAGGTGAGTGAACGGCTGTATGGAATCGCCTCCACCTCTGCCTAG
- a CDS encoding CIA30 family protein: MQVVAGDGFSGWHALNDTVMGGRSSGSCTVSRRGLRLEAEVVEQGGGFVSCRSPVFSPPLDLSDQAAFELELQGDGRHYKLAVACADGVAGLTELIPGGVRWVANFATAADGPCRLRIPFDQLRPSIRAKPIEALPLGLPLRFDAARITRLQILHSKFGDDGSANPGFRAGPLSLELMAIDAVA, encoded by the coding sequence ATGCAGGTCGTTGCAGGAGATGGTTTCAGCGGCTGGCATGCCCTCAACGACACCGTGATGGGCGGCCGCAGCAGCGGCAGCTGCACGGTCAGCCGCCGCGGGTTGCGCCTGGAGGCGGAGGTGGTGGAGCAGGGCGGTGGCTTCGTGAGCTGCCGCTCGCCGGTGTTCTCCCCGCCCCTGGATCTTTCCGATCAGGCCGCTTTCGAACTGGAATTGCAGGGAGATGGCCGCCACTACAAGCTGGCCGTCGCCTGCGCCGACGGTGTGGCGGGCCTCACCGAACTGATCCCCGGCGGGGTGCGCTGGGTGGCCAACTTCGCCACCGCCGCCGATGGCCCCTGCCGGCTGCGGATTCCCTTCGATCAGCTGCGTCCCTCCATCCGGGCCAAGCCGATCGAGGCCCTGCCCCTGGGCCTGCCACTGCGCTTCGACGCCGCTCGCATCACCCGGCTGCAGATCCTGCATTCCAAGTTCGGCGACGACGGTTCCGCCAATCCGGGCTTCCGGGCCGGCCCGCTCAGCCTGGAGCTGATGGCGATCGATGCCGTCGCCTGA
- the ilvD gene encoding dihydroxy-acid dehydratase has protein sequence MLRSDAITKGLQRSPNRAMLRAVGFGDGDFGKPIVAIANGYSTITPCNIGLNDLARRAEQAARVAGAMPQMFGTITVSDGISMGTEGMKYSLVSREVIADSIETACNAQSMDGLLAIGGCDKNMPGAMLAMARMNIPAIFVYGGTIKPGKLGPCDLTVVSAFEAVGQLSGGRIDEAELLAIEKNACPGAGSCGGMFTANTMSSAFEAFGLSLPYSSTMAAEDPEKADSAARSAEVLVQAIAADIRPRDLLTREAFENAIAVIMAVGGSTNSVLHLLAIARTAGVPLTIDDFETIRQKVPVICDLKPSGRFVTVDLHRAGGIPQVMKLLLDAGLLHGDCRTIEGRSLAEVLAEVPSEPPADQEVIRPLANPLYAQGHLAILRGNLAEEGSVAKISGVKNPVMTGPARVFESEEEALASILAKRINAGDVVVIRYEGPVGGPGMREMLAPTAAIIGEGLGDSVALITDGRFSGGTYGMVVGHVAPEAAMGGTIALVQEGDSITVDAKQRLIQLNVADDELARRRSAWTKPEPRYRTGVLGKYARQVSSSSLGAVTDQPPD, from the coding sequence ATGCTGCGCTCCGACGCCATCACCAAGGGCCTTCAACGCTCCCCCAACCGGGCCATGCTGCGGGCCGTGGGGTTCGGCGACGGGGACTTCGGCAAGCCGATCGTGGCCATCGCCAACGGCTACAGCACGATCACGCCCTGCAACATCGGCCTCAACGACCTCGCCCGGCGGGCCGAGCAGGCCGCCCGGGTCGCCGGAGCCATGCCCCAGATGTTCGGCACCATCACCGTCAGCGACGGCATCTCGATGGGCACCGAGGGCATGAAGTATTCGCTCGTGTCGCGCGAGGTGATCGCCGATTCGATCGAAACAGCCTGCAACGCCCAGAGCATGGATGGCCTGCTGGCCATCGGCGGCTGCGACAAGAACATGCCCGGCGCCATGCTCGCCATGGCCCGCATGAACATCCCGGCGATCTTCGTGTACGGCGGCACGATCAAGCCGGGCAAACTGGGCCCCTGCGATCTCACCGTGGTCAGCGCCTTCGAGGCGGTGGGGCAGTTGTCGGGCGGCCGCATCGATGAGGCGGAACTGCTGGCGATCGAGAAGAACGCCTGCCCCGGTGCCGGCAGCTGCGGCGGCATGTTCACCGCCAACACGATGAGTTCGGCCTTCGAGGCGTTCGGGCTGAGCCTGCCCTACAGCTCGACGATGGCGGCGGAGGATCCGGAGAAGGCCGACAGCGCCGCCCGCTCGGCCGAGGTGCTGGTGCAGGCGATCGCCGCCGACATCCGGCCGCGGGATCTGCTCACCCGGGAGGCCTTCGAGAACGCCATCGCCGTGATCATGGCGGTGGGCGGCTCCACCAATTCGGTGCTGCACCTGCTGGCGATCGCCCGTACCGCCGGGGTGCCGCTGACGATCGACGACTTCGAGACGATCCGCCAGAAGGTGCCGGTGATCTGCGATCTCAAGCCCAGCGGCCGCTTCGTGACCGTGGATCTGCACCGGGCCGGCGGGATCCCCCAGGTGATGAAGCTGTTGCTGGACGCTGGCCTGCTGCACGGTGACTGCCGCACCATCGAGGGGCGCAGCCTGGCCGAGGTGCTGGCTGAGGTGCCCTCCGAGCCCCCGGCCGATCAGGAGGTGATCCGGCCCCTGGCCAACCCCCTCTACGCCCAGGGCCACCTGGCGATCCTGCGGGGCAACCTGGCCGAGGAGGGCAGCGTGGCCAAGATCAGCGGGGTCAAGAATCCGGTGATGACCGGCCCGGCGCGGGTGTTCGAGAGTGAGGAGGAGGCCCTGGCGTCGATCCTCGCCAAGCGCATCAACGCCGGTGATGTGGTGGTGATCCGCTACGAAGGGCCCGTCGGCGGCCCCGGCATGCGTGAAATGCTGGCCCCCACCGCCGCGATCATCGGCGAGGGGCTGGGCGATTCGGTGGCCCTGATCACCGACGGCCGCTTTTCGGGCGGCACCTACGGCATGGTGGTGGGCCACGTGGCCCCGGAGGCCGCCATGGGTGGCACCATCGCCCTGGTGCAGGAGGGCGACAGCATCACGGTGGATGCGAAGCAGCGGCTGATCCAGCTCAACGTGGCGGACGACGAGCTGGCCCGGCGCCGCAGCGCCTGGACAAAGCCCGAACCCCGCTACCGCACCGGCGTGCTCGGCAAGTACGCCCGCCAGGTGAGCAGCAGCAGCCTGGGGGCGGTGACCGACCAGCCCCCGGACTGA
- the cobW gene encoding cobalamin biosynthesis protein CobW, with protein sequence MTATRSRRLPVTVVTGFLGAGKTTLLRHLLLESGLRLAVLVNEFGEVGIDGDLIAACGFCPEEELDDRLVELANGCLCCTVQDEFLPTMTRLLERADRLDGIVVETSGLALPEPLVAAFGWPEIRSRTRVHGVVTVVDGEALAAGHVVGDAAAVEAQRQADPSLDHISAIEDLFADQLGAADLVLVSRADLLEPEAFERVKTSLAAGLRPGTVVLPMARGRLDPSLVLDGPGREEIDAHPHHDHDDDDHHHDHHDHAHVAMESLLLRRSGRWQRAALEVELQRLLIEHPVVRLKGRLRQAGKRLPLQIQGVGRRLECWYEERTASPAPEAAAGEPGEQDADGLELVVLATCGAAGPLRQALDRL encoded by the coding sequence ATGACGGCCACCCGCTCCAGACGTCTGCCGGTCACGGTGGTGACCGGGTTCCTGGGGGCTGGCAAGACCACCCTGCTGCGCCACCTGCTGCTGGAAAGCGGCCTGCGCCTGGCCGTGCTGGTCAATGAGTTCGGCGAGGTGGGCATCGACGGCGACCTGATCGCCGCCTGCGGCTTCTGCCCGGAGGAGGAGCTCGACGACCGCCTGGTGGAACTCGCCAACGGCTGCCTTTGCTGCACGGTGCAGGACGAGTTTCTGCCCACCATGACCCGCCTGCTGGAGCGCGCCGACCGCCTCGACGGCATCGTCGTGGAAACCAGTGGACTGGCCCTGCCCGAACCCCTGGTGGCCGCCTTCGGCTGGCCGGAGATCCGCAGCCGCACCCGCGTGCACGGGGTAGTGACGGTGGTGGACGGGGAGGCCCTGGCCGCCGGCCATGTGGTGGGTGATGCCGCGGCGGTGGAAGCCCAGCGCCAGGCCGATCCCAGCCTCGACCACATCAGCGCCATCGAGGATCTGTTCGCCGACCAGCTCGGTGCGGCCGATCTGGTGCTGGTCAGCCGGGCCGACCTGCTGGAGCCGGAGGCCTTCGAGCGGGTGAAGACCAGCCTGGCGGCAGGGCTGCGCCCCGGCACCGTGGTGCTGCCGATGGCCCGGGGCCGCCTCGATCCTTCCCTGGTGCTGGATGGCCCCGGCCGGGAGGAGATCGATGCACACCCCCATCACGATCACGACGACGACGACCACCACCACGACCACCACGACCATGCCCACGTGGCGATGGAATCCCTGCTGCTGCGCCGCTCGGGCCGCTGGCAGCGGGCCGCCCTGGAGGTGGAACTGCAACGGTTGCTGATCGAGCATCCGGTGGTGCGGCTCAAGGGCCGGTTGCGCCAGGCCGGCAAACGGCTGCCGTTGCAGATCCAGGGGGTCGGCCGTCGGCTCGAGTGCTGGTACGAGGAGCGCACCGCGTCCCCAGCCCCCGAAGCGGCCGCTGGAGAGCCCGGCGAGCAGGACGCCGATGGTCTGGAGCTGGTGGTGCTGGCCACCTGCGGAGCCGCCGGCCCCCTGCGCCAGGCCCTCGATCGCCTCTGA
- the purQ gene encoding phosphoribosylformylglycinamidine synthase subunit PurQ, whose product MTVGIVVFPGSNCDRDVAWALEGCLDIPVRFLWHEERDLSGLEAVVLPGGFSYGDYLRCGAIARFAPVLEEVRSFAERGGPVLGICNGFQVLTEMGLLPGALTRNRDLHFLCQSSELEVQPGACRWLAAYGAGERISLPIAHGEGRYQVEPEELQRLEDQGSVVLRYVANPNGSRGDVAGLTDPTGRVLGLMPHPERACDPITGGLDGRRLLASLLG is encoded by the coding sequence ATGACCGTCGGCATTGTTGTGTTTCCCGGCTCCAACTGCGACCGGGATGTGGCCTGGGCCCTGGAGGGCTGTCTCGACATCCCCGTGCGCTTCCTCTGGCACGAGGAGCGGGACCTTTCCGGCCTCGAGGCCGTCGTGTTGCCGGGGGGCTTCAGCTACGGCGACTACCTGCGCTGTGGTGCCATCGCCCGCTTCGCCCCGGTGCTGGAGGAAGTGCGCAGCTTCGCCGAGCGCGGCGGGCCGGTGCTCGGCATCTGCAACGGCTTCCAGGTGCTCACGGAGATGGGTCTGCTGCCCGGAGCCCTCACCCGCAACCGGGACCTTCACTTCCTCTGCCAGAGCAGCGAGCTGGAGGTGCAGCCCGGTGCCTGCCGCTGGCTGGCTGCCTACGGCGCCGGCGAGCGGATCAGCCTGCCGATCGCCCATGGCGAAGGGCGCTACCAGGTGGAGCCGGAGGAACTGCAACGCCTTGAAGACCAGGGGTCTGTCGTGCTGCGGTACGTGGCCAACCCGAATGGCTCCCGGGGGGATGTGGCGGGTCTGACGGACCCGACGGGCCGTGTGCTCGGCCTGATGCCCCATCCGGAGCGGGCCTGCGACCCGATCACCGGCGGCCTCGATGGCCGCCGCCTGCTGGCCTCGCTGCTCGGCTGA
- a CDS encoding AraC family transcriptional regulator, whose product MAQTHGWSPPEDPAAPSLLAALGQTMQTAGQLAGHGEGLLDSLQFDDQIYRLLAAMVLPELREDRPLERLRLRQRDGRDAFDELIDYIKENLAKPLTLTDLEARSHYSRRALQYAFAERMGCRATEWIKHQRLDQARRRLENPNPEDTVGSIARECGYRSLGLFSVDFQQRFHVKPSVLLRESR is encoded by the coding sequence GTGGCACAGACCCATGGCTGGAGTCCGCCTGAGGATCCAGCCGCTCCCTCGCTGCTGGCCGCCTTAGGTCAAACAATGCAGACGGCGGGTCAACTCGCCGGCCATGGAGAAGGACTGCTCGATTCGCTGCAGTTCGACGATCAGATCTACCGGCTGCTGGCGGCCATGGTGCTGCCGGAGTTGCGCGAGGACAGACCCCTGGAACGCCTCAGGCTCCGCCAGCGTGATGGGCGCGATGCCTTCGATGAACTGATCGACTACATCAAGGAGAACCTGGCTAAGCCGTTGACCTTGACGGACCTGGAGGCACGAAGTCACTACTCACGCAGGGCACTTCAATATGCCTTTGCTGAGAGAATGGGCTGCAGAGCCACCGAGTGGATCAAGCATCAGCGTCTCGATCAGGCTCGCAGACGCCTGGAGAATCCGAACCCCGAAGACACGGTGGGGAGCATCGCCCGTGAATGCGGCTACCGCTCCCTTGGATTGTTCAGCGTGGATTTCCAGCAGCGCTTTCACGTCAAGCCGTCAGTGCTGTTGAGGGAATCCCGCTAG